In Idiomarina sp. PL1-037, a single genomic region encodes these proteins:
- a CDS encoding efflux RND transporter periplasmic adaptor subunit — MAKRSWINPITIVVIVLIAAAIYLFGFPPESKVQEGKEQSVPVKIQTAEISEFRDTIEALGTAMANETVRITTQTQDVVEKIYFESGDLVEQGQLLAELNARTEVARVQQLKFSLDEAKRQLDRITELRRGNAASQQQFNEQEVRVNGLQADLEVAEANLQEMKIYAPFSGRVGIREISAGSLVSPGDVFTTLDDIKPIKVDFSVPERYFASIAVDQEVIARSRAYPGEQFVGRISSIDSRVDPVTRSVKVRAKIDNDDERLRPGMLLQITLLRSIDEALLLPEKALIPIQNRQYVYVLTPDNRARQKEVTIGRRKPGIVEITDGLKPGEKVIIEGIVRLRDGVPVSVQGG; from the coding sequence ATGGCGAAGCGTTCCTGGATTAACCCGATTACGATTGTTGTCATTGTCCTGATTGCGGCAGCTATATACCTGTTTGGGTTTCCGCCCGAATCGAAAGTCCAGGAAGGAAAGGAGCAATCGGTTCCGGTGAAAATCCAGACCGCTGAAATCAGTGAGTTCCGCGACACTATTGAAGCACTCGGCACCGCCATGGCCAATGAAACGGTTCGTATTACTACGCAAACGCAGGACGTTGTCGAAAAAATCTATTTTGAAAGCGGTGACTTAGTTGAACAGGGACAACTTCTGGCAGAGCTCAATGCACGTACAGAAGTTGCGCGCGTGCAACAGTTAAAATTCAGCTTGGACGAAGCCAAACGCCAGTTGGACAGAATAACCGAACTACGTCGGGGGAACGCGGCCTCTCAGCAGCAATTTAATGAACAGGAAGTTCGTGTTAACGGGTTACAAGCCGATTTAGAAGTCGCAGAAGCTAATTTGCAGGAAATGAAAATTTATGCACCTTTTTCAGGGAGAGTCGGTATTCGCGAAATTAGTGCAGGCTCTCTGGTGAGTCCGGGGGATGTGTTTACGACCCTTGATGATATTAAGCCGATTAAAGTGGATTTTAGCGTTCCTGAACGTTACTTCGCCAGTATTGCTGTAGACCAGGAAGTGATTGCCCGCAGCCGTGCTTATCCTGGCGAACAGTTTGTCGGGCGTATTTCCAGTATTGATTCGCGCGTTGACCCCGTGACTCGTTCCGTGAAAGTGCGCGCTAAAATTGATAATGATGATGAGCGCCTGCGTCCGGGAATGCTTTTGCAAATTACCTTGCTACGCAGCATTGACGAAGCCTTATTATTGCCCGAAAAAGCCCTTATTCCGATTCAGAACAGACAATACGTATATGTGTTAACTCCGGATAATAGAGCTCGCCAAAAAGAAGTCACCATAGGTCGCCGTAAGCCCGGTATTGTAGAGATTACTGACGGTCTTAAGCCGGGAGAAAAAGTCATTATAGAAGGCATTGTTCGCCTTCGCGACGGTGTACCTGTTTCTGTGCAGGGAGGTTAA
- the hemE gene encoding uroporphyrinogen decarboxylase, with product MTAPALKNDRYLRALAKQPVDRTPVWMMRQAGRYLPEYKEVRAEAGDFMSLCRNTELACEVTMQPLRRFDLDAAILFSDILTIPDAMGLGLYFEAGEGPKFKDPVRSMAAIKNLAVPDMEDELGYVMDAVRAIRRELNGSVPLIGFSGSPWTLATYMVEGGSTKNFSKVKQLMFADPEAMHTLLNVLADSVTQYLNAQIAAGAQSVMIFDTWGGVLSPRDYKAFSLAYMEKIVAGLTREADGRKVPVTLFTKNGGQWLETMAASGADALGVDWTTDLSDARARVGGQVALQGNMDPSVLYAKPQRIEQEVQSILQSYGSGTGHVFNLGHGIHPEVDPEHAGAFIEAIHKYSPAFHSND from the coding sequence ATGACCGCTCCGGCGCTTAAAAATGATCGTTACCTCCGTGCACTGGCAAAACAACCCGTTGATCGCACTCCCGTCTGGATGATGCGTCAGGCTGGACGCTATTTACCTGAGTATAAAGAAGTACGCGCGGAGGCTGGCGACTTTATGTCATTATGCCGAAACACTGAGCTTGCTTGTGAAGTGACCATGCAACCGTTGCGTCGGTTCGACCTGGATGCTGCCATACTCTTTAGCGATATTCTAACGATTCCCGACGCTATGGGTCTGGGCTTATATTTTGAAGCCGGTGAGGGGCCGAAGTTTAAGGATCCGGTACGCAGCATGGCCGCCATAAAAAACCTGGCCGTACCCGATATGGAAGATGAGTTAGGTTACGTGATGGATGCTGTGCGCGCTATTCGTCGTGAGTTGAATGGCAGTGTACCGCTGATTGGTTTCTCTGGTAGCCCGTGGACACTGGCTACCTATATGGTTGAGGGCGGAAGCACCAAAAACTTTTCCAAGGTGAAGCAGCTGATGTTTGCTGATCCTGAAGCTATGCATACCTTGTTGAATGTTCTGGCTGACTCCGTTACTCAGTATCTGAATGCACAGATTGCCGCAGGTGCGCAGTCGGTGATGATATTTGATACCTGGGGCGGTGTTTTGTCACCTCGTGACTACAAGGCATTCTCGTTGGCTTACATGGAAAAAATTGTCGCGGGTCTTACTCGGGAAGCCGACGGACGCAAAGTGCCGGTTACTTTATTTACCAAAAATGGTGGGCAATGGTTGGAAACTATGGCTGCCAGCGGTGCCGATGCGCTAGGAGTGGACTGGACCACAGATTTATCCGATGCCAGAGCTCGTGTTGGGGGGCAAGTCGCGCTGCAGGGGAATATGGACCCTAGCGTACTGTATGCTAAACCTCAAAGGATTGAACAAGAAGTACAAAGCATATTACAAAGCTATGGTTCAGGTACGGGGCATGTGTTCAATTTGGGGCATGGAATTCACCCGGAAGTTGACCCTGAACATGCAGGTGCTTTTATTGAGGCTATTCATAAATACAGCCCGGCATTTCACTCAAACGATTGA
- the nudC gene encoding NAD(+) diphosphatase, translated as MATLYSKPAADEPAWWFVVSSDHLFLDESGEVPFGCLQDLGFPDLNDYRVVEIGELRERSCYLVMADYMDEQFIGGEFAPLRQLLTVDDMEKFAMAGRARQFSDFLNTHRFCGRCGARMQTIEWELAMHCNQCQHRCYPRVSPCVIVAIRKDDKILLAQGKRHKPGLHSILAGFVEAGESLEQALEREVYEEAGIRVKNIQYHLSQPWSFPHSLMMGYTADWAEGELHIDPYELVTGDWFAFDDLPDIPPEGTIARTLIDLSQKR; from the coding sequence ATGGCGACTTTGTATTCAAAACCGGCGGCTGATGAACCTGCCTGGTGGTTTGTGGTGAGCTCTGACCATCTCTTTCTGGATGAAAGCGGAGAAGTCCCTTTTGGCTGCCTGCAAGATCTAGGCTTTCCAGACTTAAATGACTACCGGGTAGTGGAAATAGGCGAGCTGCGGGAGCGTAGCTGTTATTTGGTTATGGCCGACTATATGGACGAACAGTTCATTGGTGGTGAGTTTGCACCTTTACGCCAATTACTTACCGTGGACGACATGGAAAAGTTTGCTATGGCAGGCAGAGCCCGGCAATTCAGCGACTTTCTGAATACTCATCGTTTTTGCGGCCGCTGCGGTGCTCGCATGCAAACCATAGAATGGGAGCTGGCGATGCATTGTAATCAGTGCCAGCACCGTTGTTACCCGCGCGTGTCGCCATGCGTTATTGTGGCTATCCGCAAAGATGACAAAATTCTGCTGGCTCAAGGCAAGCGCCATAAGCCCGGCTTACACTCTATATTGGCAGGCTTTGTCGAAGCCGGCGAGAGTCTGGAACAGGCATTAGAGCGTGAAGTTTATGAAGAGGCCGGCATTCGCGTTAAGAACATTCAGTATCATTTAAGCCAGCCCTGGTCTTTTCCTCATTCGCTAATGATGGGTTACACGGCAGACTGGGCAGAGGGTGAATTGCATATCGACCCGTACGAACTGGTGACAGGCGACTGGTTTGCTTTTGACGACCTGCCGGATATTCCGCCCGAAGGGACCATAGCAAGAACTTTGATTGATCTATCTCAAAAGAGGTAA
- the rsd gene encoding sigma D regulator, with protein sequence MLSRNEQAKKRWAGAHKSIDLWLSERQNLLVNYFKLAALPPYESIRSGLPNVTDIRDFCGQLVDYVSSGHFEIYDQIVREASSQGNSVDDLADELFPLISDTTEIALDFNDRYGEISSTDHCETFDRDLSALGEALELRMEFEDKLLNHLDEHNLITA encoded by the coding sequence ATGTTAAGCCGTAATGAGCAGGCAAAAAAGCGCTGGGCCGGCGCTCATAAAAGTATCGACCTATGGCTATCCGAGCGCCAGAACTTACTGGTAAATTATTTTAAACTTGCCGCGCTCCCGCCTTATGAAAGCATTCGCTCGGGCTTACCCAACGTCACTGATATCCGCGATTTTTGCGGTCAATTAGTCGACTACGTCTCAAGTGGTCATTTTGAAATTTATGATCAAATTGTGCGCGAAGCTTCATCTCAGGGAAACTCAGTTGATGATTTAGCTGACGAATTATTCCCTTTAATTTCTGACACCACTGAAATTGCGTTAGATTTTAATGATAGATATGGTGAGATAAGCTCAACTGATCACTGTGAAACCTTCGATAGAGATTTATCGGCACTGGGTGAAGCACTGGAATTAAGAATGGAGTTTGAAGACAAACTTCTCAATCATTTAGACGAGCATAATTTAATAACAGCATAA
- the fkpA gene encoding FKBP-type peptidyl-prolyl cis-trans isomerase, whose translation MKQLIKPLAISAIALALTACSQEKFPANDTELKTDKDKQAYALGSSVGGFIARNLDRQEEADYMLERDIVIAGFVDAVKGDPQLGEEEAEKILNAMREEVMEHRQNVLGKKAAEEGKAYLAENAKKEGVQSTDSGLQYEVLEEGDGVSPSETDMVEVHYEGTLVDGEVFDSSYERGEPTSFPLNRVIPGWTEGLQLMKEGAKYRFVIPSELAYGDRELGDGQIPPNSTLIFTVELLNVQKDELDTE comes from the coding sequence ATGAAACAACTGATAAAGCCGTTAGCTATTTCAGCCATCGCGCTGGCACTGACGGCCTGCTCGCAAGAAAAATTTCCGGCTAATGATACGGAATTAAAAACAGACAAAGATAAGCAGGCTTACGCGTTAGGCTCTTCTGTTGGTGGGTTCATTGCGCGTAACCTGGATCGTCAGGAAGAAGCGGACTATATGCTGGAACGTGACATTGTTATTGCCGGCTTTGTCGATGCGGTTAAAGGTGATCCTCAACTGGGTGAAGAAGAAGCTGAAAAAATTCTGAACGCTATGCGCGAAGAGGTCATGGAACATCGTCAGAACGTTTTAGGTAAAAAAGCTGCTGAAGAAGGGAAAGCCTATTTAGCGGAAAACGCGAAAAAAGAGGGTGTGCAATCAACTGACTCGGGTCTTCAGTATGAGGTTCTTGAAGAAGGTGACGGTGTTAGCCCATCGGAAACCGACATGGTAGAAGTTCATTACGAAGGTACGCTGGTTGATGGCGAAGTGTTTGACAGCTCATATGAGCGTGGCGAACCAACATCATTTCCGCTAAACCGCGTTATCCCTGGCTGGACTGAAGGTCTGCAATTGATGAAAGAAGGCGCTAAATACCGTTTCGTGATCCCGTCTGAACTGGCGTACGGTGATCGTGAATTGGGTGATGGTCAAATCCCACCAAATTCAACGCTGATTTTTACTGTTGAGCTGCTTAACGTACAAAAAGACGAACTGGATACCGAATAG
- a CDS encoding SlyX family protein, with protein sequence MTVEKIEAQLTNLEMQLTFQEDTIDSLNKRVTEQTQQMSEMQKQIRWLGKRLKQMQENQSTDSDPADEPPPPHY encoded by the coding sequence ATGACAGTAGAAAAAATAGAAGCGCAATTAACTAACCTTGAAATGCAATTAACCTTTCAGGAAGACACCATTGATTCATTGAATAAACGGGTTACTGAGCAAACTCAGCAAATGAGTGAAATGCAAAAACAAATTCGCTGGTTAGGAAAGCGGCTGAAACAAATGCAGGAGAATCAGTCGACTGACTCAGATCCGGCAGATGAACCACCCCCTCCTCATTATTAA
- a CDS encoding phosphoribulokinase — MSSKHPIIAVTGSSGAGTTTTGQAVRHIFRSLDVSAAFVEGDSFHRYSRPEMDLAIRKAQEQGRHISYFGAEANDFDRLESLFRSYSQTGNGKVRRYLHSFDDAVPYNQMPGTFTPWEELPENTDALFYEGLHGGVCGDGYDVTQYVDLLIGMVPIVNLEWIQKLIRDTSERGHSREAVTTSIIRGMEDYIHHIVPQFSRTHINFQRVPTVDTSNPFSAKDIPSLDESFVVIRFRGIKNVDFPYYLQMIDGSFMSRTSTLVVPGGKMALAMELILTPLIEQIMERKNQVRRQVDWISSK; from the coding sequence ATGTCATCAAAGCACCCGATTATTGCCGTTACCGGTTCATCAGGAGCAGGAACAACTACCACAGGACAAGCCGTACGCCATATCTTTCGTTCGTTAGATGTGAGTGCAGCATTTGTAGAAGGTGACAGCTTTCATCGCTACTCCCGCCCTGAAATGGACTTGGCTATTCGCAAAGCTCAGGAACAGGGTCGTCATATCAGTTATTTTGGTGCCGAAGCCAATGACTTTGACCGGTTAGAATCCTTATTCCGTTCTTATTCACAAACCGGCAACGGCAAAGTGCGTCGCTATTTACACAGCTTTGATGATGCCGTGCCTTATAACCAAATGCCCGGGACTTTTACGCCCTGGGAAGAGCTCCCTGAAAATACCGATGCGCTTTTCTATGAAGGCCTGCATGGCGGTGTTTGCGGTGACGGGTACGATGTCACTCAGTATGTCGATTTATTAATCGGCATGGTGCCTATTGTTAACCTTGAGTGGATCCAGAAGTTGATTCGCGATACATCAGAGCGGGGCCATTCACGTGAAGCGGTTACCACCAGCATTATTCGTGGCATGGAAGATTACATTCACCATATTGTTCCCCAGTTTTCGCGTACTCATATCAACTTCCAGCGAGTGCCTACGGTTGATACGTCCAACCCTTTCAGTGCCAAGGATATTCCGTCACTGGACGAGAGCTTTGTTGTTATTCGTTTTCGGGGTATTAAGAATGTCGACTTCCCCTATTACCTGCAGATGATAGACGGCTCTTTCATGTCGCGTACCAGTACCCTGGTTGTGCCCGGCGGGAAAATGGCCTTAGCCATGGAGCTTATTCTGACACCGCTGATAGAACAAATTATGGAAAGGAAAAACCAGGTTCGCCGACAGGTTGACTGGATATCAAGTAAATAA
- a CDS encoding 23S rRNA (adenine(2030)-N(6))-methyltransferase RlmJ produces MNYRHIFHAGNFADVFKHLLLARALEYFQQKSKPYFVLDTHGGIGYYDLQGDQAVRTAEAEQGIVRFAQYSAEEPLAGAYLNTVRQLNEEQGKLRYYPGSPVITSEFLRENDRLVVCELHKEDAETLKNTPLGRHKQVQILAPMDGYQAVRAQLPPAEKRGLVLIDPPFENTTEFDDVVSALEQGLKRWQSGSFAVWYPIKDELKTAAFHRDVGALPGLPKTLIMELNIRTNDERKGLHGCGFLWINPPYGVVQDSEHLLPVLCKTLAQDKGANFHSRWLVSE; encoded by the coding sequence TTGAATTATCGACACATTTTTCATGCCGGCAATTTTGCCGATGTTTTTAAGCATTTGCTTCTGGCGCGAGCGCTGGAGTATTTTCAGCAAAAGAGTAAGCCCTACTTTGTACTCGATACTCACGGTGGTATCGGTTACTACGATTTGCAAGGTGATCAGGCCGTAAGAACTGCCGAAGCCGAACAGGGTATTGTCCGTTTTGCTCAATACTCAGCCGAAGAACCCTTAGCCGGCGCTTATTTAAACACCGTGCGTCAATTAAACGAAGAGCAAGGTAAGCTTAGGTATTACCCTGGTTCACCAGTCATAACCTCTGAATTTTTACGCGAAAATGACCGGTTAGTTGTTTGTGAACTGCATAAAGAAGACGCAGAGACCCTTAAAAACACCCCTTTGGGTCGGCACAAACAAGTGCAAATACTGGCTCCCATGGACGGTTATCAGGCTGTGCGTGCGCAACTGCCCCCTGCTGAAAAGCGTGGGTTGGTACTTATTGACCCGCCTTTTGAAAACACCACGGAGTTTGACGATGTGGTCAGCGCGTTGGAACAGGGCTTAAAACGCTGGCAAAGCGGTAGCTTTGCGGTTTGGTACCCCATTAAAGATGAGTTGAAAACGGCTGCTTTTCACCGTGATGTTGGTGCTTTGCCAGGTCTGCCTAAGACTCTGATTATGGAACTGAATATACGCACCAATGATGAGCGTAAAGGGCTTCACGGCTGTGGCTTTCTCTGGATCAATCCGCCTTATGGCGTGGTGCAGGACAGCGAGCATCTGTTACCCGTCTTGTGCAAAACTCTCGCTCAGGATAAAGGTGCCAACTTTCACAGTAGATGGTTAGTTAGTGAGTAG
- a CDS encoding OsmC family protein — protein sequence MSANSMNAKVAWLDGMTFVATSGSGHQVVMDGDNPGKAPSPMEMVLMSAGSCASVDVVSILQKAKQNLQRCYCELSGTRADSVPKVFTDIHLEFVIVGTDINEKHVERAVKLSADKYCSVAKMLEASVNITHSYRIEPPQQDD from the coding sequence ATGTCAGCAAATAGCATGAATGCAAAGGTTGCCTGGTTAGACGGCATGACTTTTGTGGCTACCTCAGGTAGTGGTCATCAAGTGGTCATGGATGGTGACAACCCCGGCAAAGCCCCGAGTCCTATGGAAATGGTACTCATGTCCGCAGGAAGCTGCGCGTCTGTTGACGTGGTCAGTATATTGCAAAAAGCTAAGCAGAACCTTCAGCGCTGCTATTGTGAGTTGTCAGGAACCCGTGCCGATTCAGTACCAAAGGTTTTTACTGACATTCATCTGGAGTTCGTGATTGTGGGCACGGATATTAACGAAAAGCACGTAGAGCGTGCGGTGAAACTGTCAGCCGATAAGTACTGTTCGGTGGCTAAAATGCTGGAAGCGTCGGTTAATATTACCCACAGTTACCGTATTGAACCTCCTCAACAAGACGACTGA
- a CDS encoding DUF3802 family protein, which yields MIVETDGYIELIQYLTGQLPVFTEQSSSAKTADYTLRDFMEERLSESMMAVFEQNELDEALRLNIVRETDAIVYDLEEVLSKVLDTHPTPQQEAFINEFVGLVKNLFDERLQSYRL from the coding sequence ATGATAGTTGAAACAGACGGATACATTGAGCTAATCCAGTACCTGACAGGTCAGTTACCGGTCTTCACTGAGCAAAGTAGCAGCGCAAAAACTGCAGACTATACTTTGCGTGACTTTATGGAAGAGCGTTTGTCAGAAAGCATGATGGCAGTGTTTGAGCAGAACGAGCTCGATGAAGCTTTGCGGCTGAATATTGTCCGGGAAACGGATGCTATTGTTTACGATTTGGAAGAAGTGTTATCCAAAGTTTTGGATACACACCCGACTCCGCAGCAGGAAGCCTTCATTAATGAGTTTGTTGGTCTGGTAAAAAACCTTTTCGATGAGCGCCTGCAAAGTTACCGACTGTAG
- the astD gene encoding succinylglutamate-semialdehyde dehydrogenase: MTNSIQFIDGCWEAGEGQLFKSIDPARNEVIWSGEAASEPQVEKAILAARAAFPDWSGRSVEERLAICKKFSELLDENKEHLARTMAKETGKPVWETRTEVGAMMGKVAISERAYHERTGTVENDMPGAKAFIRHKPHGVVAVYGPYNFPGHLPNGHIVPALIAGNTVVFKPSELTPMVAQETVKLWEKAGIPAGVLNLVQGEVDTGKALSAHPQIDGLYFTGSSNTGHLLHKQFGGRPDKILALEMGGNNPLLVTNVADIDAAVHNIVHSAFITSGQRCTCARRLFIEDSEQGRAVLERLIEVTENILVDDYEADPQPFMGAMISAKAAGEMVDAQNELLHKGAKSLVRMKQADSKKGFVTPGIVDVTGVENLPDDEHFGPLLKVYRFKDIDAAIKEANNTRYGLSAGVLCDDEQTYRYFFKHIRAGIVNWNKPITGASSAAPFGGIGASGNHRASAYYAADYCAYPVASVEADSMSLPESLAPGLKF, from the coding sequence ATGACGAACAGTATTCAATTTATTGATGGTTGTTGGGAAGCTGGTGAAGGTCAGCTGTTCAAATCGATTGATCCGGCACGAAACGAAGTTATCTGGAGTGGCGAAGCTGCCAGTGAACCTCAGGTTGAAAAGGCCATTCTGGCAGCACGGGCGGCATTTCCGGATTGGTCCGGTCGCAGCGTGGAAGAGCGCCTAGCTATTTGTAAGAAATTTTCAGAGTTACTGGACGAAAATAAAGAGCATCTGGCTCGCACTATGGCTAAAGAAACTGGCAAACCGGTTTGGGAAACACGTACCGAAGTTGGCGCTATGATGGGTAAGGTGGCGATTTCAGAACGAGCCTACCATGAACGCACCGGTACGGTTGAAAACGATATGCCGGGCGCAAAAGCCTTTATTCGCCACAAGCCGCACGGCGTGGTCGCTGTTTATGGCCCTTATAACTTTCCGGGGCATCTGCCTAACGGTCACATTGTTCCGGCGCTTATTGCGGGTAATACCGTGGTATTCAAACCAAGCGAACTGACTCCTATGGTGGCCCAGGAAACCGTTAAGTTATGGGAAAAAGCAGGCATCCCGGCGGGGGTTCTTAACCTGGTTCAGGGCGAAGTTGACACGGGTAAGGCATTGTCAGCACACCCACAAATTGATGGTCTGTATTTCACCGGCTCATCAAACACTGGGCATTTGTTACACAAACAATTTGGCGGTCGTCCTGATAAGATTCTGGCACTGGAAATGGGCGGTAACAACCCATTGTTGGTGACGAATGTGGCTGATATTGATGCAGCGGTACACAATATCGTGCACTCGGCTTTCATCACTTCTGGTCAGCGCTGCACTTGCGCACGTCGCTTGTTTATCGAAGATTCTGAGCAAGGCCGTGCTGTACTGGAACGTCTCATTGAAGTCACTGAAAATATTCTGGTCGACGATTACGAAGCTGATCCACAGCCATTCATGGGGGCTATGATTTCTGCTAAAGCTGCGGGCGAAATGGTCGATGCACAGAATGAGCTGTTGCATAAAGGAGCTAAGTCATTAGTTCGTATGAAGCAGGCTGACTCGAAGAAAGGGTTTGTCACTCCGGGTATTGTGGATGTAACCGGAGTTGAAAATTTACCGGACGACGAGCATTTTGGACCATTATTGAAAGTGTATCGTTTTAAAGATATTGATGCGGCTATCAAAGAAGCGAACAATACGCGTTATGGTCTGTCTGCTGGTGTTTTGTGTGATGATGAGCAAACCTATCGTTACTTCTTTAAACACATTCGTGCAGGTATTGTGAATTGGAATAAGCCGATTACTGGTGCCAGCAGTGCCGCACCTTTTGGAGGCATTGGCGCAAGCGGTAATCACCGTGCTAGTGCGTATTATGCGGCGGACTATTGCGCGTACCCGGTTGCCTCTGTGGAAGCTGACAGCATGAGCTTACCTGAGAGTTTAGCTCCAGGGCTTAAATTTTAA
- the astA gene encoding arginine N-succinyltransferase, translated as MLLIRPIKPSDYEALYQCAIESGHGFTSLPVDQSLLERRINAAQKAFAKDTVETPGDESYLFVMEDTETGTIAGVSGIEAAVGLNEAFWHYRLGKVVHHSEKLNIYNALETLTLCNDYTGVSELCTLFLREPYRHNMNGRTLSRFRMLFLAQFKQRFSDWVIAEMRGVSDENGDSPFWNWLEENFFSMDFPKADYLSGIGDKVFISELMPRFPIYTNLLSKEAQAVVGKVHDNTRPALKLLESEGFRFRGFVDIFDAGPTVEAEVCNLNSVRNSRLVTVTVSESKAEDEGIPHIVCNTQLKNFRATKLSLPAGADELVLTTEQAQAMHLESGDEARIVAL; from the coding sequence ATGTTGCTAATCAGACCCATTAAGCCGTCAGATTACGAAGCGTTATACCAGTGTGCGATTGAGTCCGGTCATGGTTTTACTTCTTTACCGGTAGACCAGTCGCTGCTGGAGCGCCGCATTAACGCGGCGCAAAAAGCATTCGCTAAAGATACCGTTGAAACACCGGGCGATGAAAGCTATCTGTTTGTTATGGAAGATACCGAAACCGGTACTATTGCAGGTGTCAGTGGTATTGAAGCCGCGGTGGGTTTGAATGAAGCCTTCTGGCATTACCGTTTAGGTAAAGTTGTGCATCATTCAGAGAAGCTCAATATTTATAATGCACTGGAAACCTTAACCTTGTGTAATGACTACACCGGTGTTTCCGAGCTATGCACACTGTTCTTGCGTGAACCTTACCGGCACAATATGAACGGACGTACATTGTCACGTTTCCGTATGCTGTTTTTAGCGCAATTTAAACAGCGTTTCAGCGACTGGGTAATAGCCGAAATGCGTGGTGTTTCAGATGAAAATGGTGATTCGCCATTCTGGAATTGGCTGGAAGAGAACTTTTTCTCAATGGACTTTCCTAAAGCCGACTACTTAAGTGGCATTGGCGATAAAGTCTTTATTTCTGAACTGATGCCACGCTTCCCTATTTATACTAATTTGTTGAGTAAAGAAGCACAGGCGGTTGTCGGTAAAGTTCACGACAATACCCGGCCGGCACTGAAACTGCTGGAATCCGAAGGCTTTCGTTTTCGCGGGTTCGTCGATATATTTGATGCAGGGCCAACGGTTGAAGCTGAAGTGTGTAATCTTAACAGTGTCCGTAACAGTCGTTTAGTGACGGTAACGGTAAGCGAATCTAAAGCGGAAGATGAAGGCATTCCTCATATTGTCTGCAATACGCAACTGAAGAACTTCCGTGCGACCAAACTGTCTTTACCGGCAGGTGCAGACGAACTCGTATTGACGACAGAACAAGCCCAGGCAATGCATTTAGAAAGCGGCGATGAAGCCCGCATTGTTGCACTCTAA